The following are encoded together in the Bacteroidales bacterium MB20-C3-3 genome:
- a CDS encoding MFS transporter, with amino-acid sequence MNSAIKLLKDSRSARWIVLLALSIPMFASYFFDDLFTTISHIFQNPQMLDLGWSISDYGFYGGAYSLLCVWGGLVICGMLLDKWGVRITGSLFVGLMVIGSIIVVYAISESFSQSALALWMGKFFSKPSLALAYAGCAIFGLGSEIAGVAVTRSIAKWFKGKEMALAMGLQLALARLGTATALIVVPRLVNINQSYVPYSETSKPAVVGLILMSIAIVLWGFFVLMDSKFDKQTADEAKRNNTQTVKEDKFKFSDIFKILGNKHFILVSLLCVFFYACIISFRRFATTIIIPRFEIDSEIASLMVSLIPFSTMIFTPIFGSLVDSKGKATRFMILGSFLVLVSHLIIAFAPGNPIFGYAGIAIMGVAYALVPAAMWPSVPKIIPEKNLGTAYSLIYWIQNMGMLLVPIVVGIIIARTTESVADPVEAGVRSAVNAEYFFILLSVIAIAVSFILGRSSDKNPQLALDVPNKKRK; translated from the coding sequence ATGAATTCAGCAATTAAACTACTGAAAGATTCCAGGAGCGCAAGATGGATTGTACTGCTTGCTTTGTCAATCCCTATGTTTGCCTCCTATTTCTTTGATGATCTTTTTACTACTATCTCCCACATTTTTCAGAATCCCCAAATGCTTGACCTCGGATGGAGTATATCCGATTATGGTTTTTACGGCGGGGCATACTCTCTTTTGTGTGTATGGGGAGGCCTTGTTATATGCGGAATGCTCCTTGATAAATGGGGCGTCAGAATTACAGGCTCCCTCTTTGTGGGTCTTATGGTGATTGGCTCAATAATAGTAGTTTATGCTATTTCTGAGAGCTTTTCGCAAAGTGCTTTGGCATTATGGATGGGAAAATTCTTTTCAAAACCATCATTGGCACTCGCATATGCGGGATGTGCAATATTCGGCCTTGGAAGTGAAATTGCCGGAGTTGCAGTAACCCGTTCAATTGCAAAATGGTTTAAAGGAAAGGAGATGGCTCTTGCTATGGGATTACAGCTGGCATTGGCCAGACTCGGAACAGCTACAGCACTGATTGTTGTTCCCAGGCTTGTAAACATTAATCAAAGCTATGTTCCCTATTCAGAAACCAGCAAACCTGCTGTTGTTGGGCTTATTCTAATGTCTATTGCAATTGTACTGTGGGGATTCTTTGTCCTTATGGATAGCAAATTTGACAAACAGACAGCTGATGAGGCTAAAAGAAACAATACACAGACTGTAAAAGAGGATAAATTTAAATTCTCAGATATTTTCAAAATTCTGGGCAATAAACATTTTATTCTGGTTTCTCTACTTTGTGTATTCTTTTATGCATGTATTATATCATTCAGGAGGTTTGCCACAACCATAATAATTCCAAGATTTGAAATTGACAGTGAGATAGCATCTCTTATGGTCTCGCTAATTCCATTTTCAACTATGATTTTTACCCCGATATTCGGGTCTCTGGTTGATTCAAAGGGCAAGGCTACAAGATTTATGATTCTGGGCTCTTTCCTTGTGCTTGTTTCTCACCTTATAATTGCGTTTGCTCCGGGTAATCCGATATTCGGTTATGCAGGAATAGCAATAATGGGTGTGGCCTATGCACTTGTTCCAGCAGCAATGTGGCCATCTGTTCCAAAGATTATACCTGAGAAAAATCTGGGAACTGCCTATTCACTTATATACTGGATTCAGAATATGGGAATGTTGCTGGTGCCAATAGTTGTTGGAATAATCATTGCAAGAACAACAGAGTCTGTAGCAGATCCTGTTGAAGCAGGTGTGCGATCTGCTGTAAATGCAGAGTATTTCTTTATTCTGCTCTCAGTAATTGCAATAGCTGTATCGTTTATTCTTGGAAGGTCTTCTGATAAAAATCCTCAACTTGCGCTGGATGTGCCTAATAAGAAGAGAAAATAG